A genomic window from Armatimonadota bacterium includes:
- the ybeY gene encoding rRNA maturation RNase YbeY, with translation MPTSTASSSVVVEAKGLPRELSKGLLQSAISTLLEGRGGVVSFLFTDDRQIRSLNRQYRSKDEATDVLSFPLYDLEPGAAWPDSPTSLPLQLGDVAVSVDMARRQAVQAGHSVQTELLMLCLHGTLHLIGYDDDTAKGRRTMNRLATEALAKVGIDADPEWYSRHYD, from the coding sequence ATGCCTACATCGACAGCCAGTAGCTCGGTGGTCGTGGAGGCCAAGGGGCTGCCCCGCGAGTTGAGCAAGGGTCTTTTGCAATCGGCGATCTCGACGCTATTGGAAGGTCGCGGAGGCGTTGTCAGCTTTCTTTTCACCGACGATCGGCAGATTCGCTCGCTCAACCGGCAATATAGGTCTAAAGATGAGGCGACCGATGTGCTGAGTTTCCCGTTATACGATCTTGAGCCGGGCGCGGCTTGGCCGGACAGCCCAACCTCTCTTCCGTTGCAACTTGGCGATGTGGCCGTCTCAGTCGATATGGCTAGGAGACAAGCCGTACAAGCGGGACATTCGGTTCAGACCGAACTGCTGATGCTATGCCTGCACGGGACGTTGCATTTGATAGGGTATGACGACGACACGGCGAAAGGTAGACGCACAATGAACCGACTGGCGACCGAAGCGCTGGCCAAGGTCGGAATAGACGCTGATCCTGAATGGTATTCGCGGCACTATGATTGA
- a CDS encoding SDR family oxidoreductase, translated as MERPVALITGATRGIGLAIAKTMAQEGYRLALASRLKAADLSQFDGDGHAAFVLDLAEPGTGKRLYAQANETMGRIDLLVNNAGIYEPSKIEDDSAMSAWRRIFEVNLFSAVELCARAAKSMAKGGKIVNIASRAGFRGEAGHSAYAASKAALINLTRSLAVELAPKGIGVACVAPGWVETAMARPGMAERADKIVAEIPVGRIASPQDVANVVKFLASSEADYLTGVTIDVNGGSYFH; from the coding sequence ATGGAACGACCCGTCGCGCTGATCACCGGCGCAACCCGAGGAATAGGCCTCGCCATTGCCAAAACCATGGCCCAAGAAGGCTATCGTCTCGCGCTGGCCTCGCGACTCAAGGCAGCCGATCTCTCGCAATTCGATGGCGACGGCCATGCGGCGTTCGTGCTGGACTTGGCCGAACCGGGCACGGGCAAACGACTATATGCCCAGGCGAACGAGACCATGGGTCGTATCGATCTCTTGGTCAACAATGCCGGAATCTATGAGCCTTCGAAGATAGAGGACGATAGCGCCATGTCGGCTTGGCGGCGAATTTTCGAAGTCAATCTGTTCAGCGCCGTCGAACTGTGCGCGCGCGCAGCCAAAAGCATGGCGAAGGGCGGAAAGATCGTCAACATTGCCTCGCGAGCAGGGTTCAGAGGCGAAGCGGGACACTCGGCCTACGCGGCTTCTAAGGCCGCACTGATCAACCTAACCCGCAGCCTCGCGGTCGAACTCGCGCCCAAGGGCATAGGCGTTGCCTGCGTTGCGCCAGGCTGGGTCGAGACCGCCATGGCCCGACCCGGAATGGCGGAAAGGGCCGACAAGATCGTTGCCGAAATCCCAGTGGGCCGCATCGCTTCGCCCCAAGACGTGGCCAACGTCGTGAAATTCTTGGCTTCGAGCGAAGCGGACTACCTGACAGGCGTTACCATCGACGTCAACGGCGGCTCCTACTTCCACTGA
- a CDS encoding PDZ domain-containing protein: protein MSFRSNLVRWTAILVLPVAASFAQGARFDFDFSTLKAVESKIELRHGNAAAIVNAIGGLQDPDLAALEAFQNANRVIVERAMPSVVAVRVERGQLPTRNMLPNKALALESSGFVIDSKGLVLCTAEGAVGQGPFRITFNDGREYVARKLGADELVSNLALLELEGATNLTALNLGNSDRARPGDFAILVGGSRAGYTSSVTIGTIAGVDRMAIDPQKGRFMPLIQFNGLVGAGEPGSPILNARGEVIGVLSGALAALDPDGRPLNMQTQTIASTGFAVPSNMVTRVVDQIKRTGKVQYAVLGLKYNNAPRGGALVLEVVVGGPAAKAGIKAEDVIVEFDGRSTPNVAELTKMLYAARPNSQVTITVLRNGVRQPVTVRLGVAP from the coding sequence ATGTCTTTTCGTTCTAATCTTGTTCGCTGGACAGCCATCTTAGTCTTGCCCGTCGCGGCCTCCTTCGCGCAAGGCGCAAGGTTCGATTTTGACTTCTCGACGCTTAAAGCCGTCGAATCGAAGATCGAACTGCGCCATGGCAACGCGGCCGCAATCGTCAACGCCATAGGGGGCCTGCAAGACCCCGACCTGGCCGCCCTCGAAGCGTTTCAAAATGCCAACCGCGTCATCGTCGAGCGGGCTATGCCGAGCGTGGTGGCCGTGCGCGTCGAGCGAGGCCAACTGCCGACGCGCAACATGTTGCCGAACAAGGCGCTCGCATTGGAGAGCAGCGGCTTCGTGATCGATTCAAAAGGTCTCGTGCTTTGCACCGCCGAAGGCGCGGTCGGACAAGGTCCGTTCCGAATCACCTTCAACGACGGGCGCGAGTATGTCGCTCGCAAGCTGGGCGCAGATGAACTGGTCAGCAATCTGGCGCTGCTCGAGTTGGAAGGCGCGACCAATCTGACCGCGCTCAACCTGGGCAACTCGGACCGTGCCAGGCCGGGCGACTTTGCGATCTTGGTCGGAGGCAGCCGCGCCGGATACACCTCGAGCGTTACGATAGGCACCATCGCAGGCGTAGACCGCATGGCGATCGACCCGCAAAAAGGACGCTTTATGCCGCTGATCCAATTTAACGGCTTGGTCGGCGCGGGCGAGCCGGGCAGCCCCATTTTGAACGCGCGCGGAGAAGTGATCGGCGTCCTCAGCGGCGCCCTGGCCGCGCTCGATCCCGATGGCCGACCGCTCAACATGCAGACGCAGACCATCGCTAGCACCGGATTCGCCGTGCCGTCCAACATGGTAACGCGGGTGGTCGACCAGATAAAGCGCACGGGCAAAGTTCAGTACGCCGTATTGGGGCTTAAGTATAACAACGCCCCTCGAGGCGGCGCGCTCGTGCTCGAAGTCGTCGTTGGCGGACCGGCGGCCAAAGCGGGCATCAAGGCCGAGGACGTGATCGTTGAGTTTGACGGGCGCTCCACGCCAAACGTGGCCGAACTGACCAAGATGCTCTATGCGGCCCGCCCCAACAGCCAAGTTACCATAACCGTGCTCCGTAACGGCGTTCGCCAGCCGGTTACCGTTCGGCTTGGCGTCGCGCCTTAA
- a CDS encoding Nif3-like dinuclear metal center hexameric protein, protein MIRVRELLDVIDAIAPWSIAMPGDPVGLQIGDPDQIVSSVGVAMDPDKAKIGKCHEAECRALVVHHPLIYRPLTSLLNADPVHLAVRDCVHLGISLIAAHTNWDNAVGGVNDALAQAIGLQKVEPFGEGGRMGQLKIAVFVPARSTSKVIGAMSEAGAGLIGNYERCAFYSEGVGTFRPGKAARPHIGKAGKIEKVREHRIEMIVDERQLGSIVSAMIAAHPYEEVAYDVYRLEQPKLFPMGRVGSLPKSVNLEQLAEYVGLCLDQPAVRAYGRPPARIKRVAVLGGSGGDYLRAAKAAGADALVTGEARHHQTIEAEQLKIGLIDAGHRETEAPGVAELARRLAKAVDAKVVLLD, encoded by the coding sequence ATGATCCGCGTTCGCGAGTTGCTCGATGTTATCGACGCGATTGCGCCCTGGTCGATCGCGATGCCTGGCGATCCGGTCGGGCTTCAGATCGGCGATCCAGACCAGATCGTTTCGTCGGTAGGCGTTGCCATGGACCCCGATAAGGCGAAGATTGGAAAGTGCCACGAGGCGGAATGTCGGGCTTTGGTCGTCCATCATCCGCTCATTTATAGGCCGCTAACCTCGCTGCTCAACGCTGATCCGGTTCATCTGGCCGTGCGCGATTGCGTGCATTTAGGCATCAGCCTGATAGCGGCGCACACCAATTGGGACAATGCTGTGGGCGGCGTGAACGATGCCCTGGCCCAGGCGATCGGATTGCAGAAAGTCGAACCCTTTGGCGAGGGCGGACGGATGGGTCAGTTAAAAATCGCCGTCTTTGTGCCTGCTCGTTCGACTAGCAAGGTGATCGGCGCGATGTCGGAGGCTGGAGCGGGCTTGATCGGCAACTACGAACGATGCGCCTTTTATAGCGAAGGCGTTGGAACGTTTCGCCCCGGCAAAGCTGCGCGCCCTCATATTGGCAAGGCGGGCAAAATCGAGAAAGTCAGGGAGCATCGGATCGAGATGATCGTGGACGAACGGCAGCTAGGCAGTATTGTGAGCGCGATGATTGCCGCGCACCCCTATGAAGAGGTCGCCTATGACGTTTACCGGCTGGAACAGCCTAAACTGTTCCCTATGGGGCGCGTCGGCAGCCTGCCCAAGTCCGTAAATCTTGAGCAATTGGCCGAATATGTCGGATTGTGCCTGGATCAGCCAGCTGTTCGCGCTTATGGCCGGCCTCCGGCTCGCATCAAGAGGGTGGCGGTTTTGGGCGGTTCGGGAGGCGACTACTTGCGTGCGGCCAAGGCGGCCGGGGCTGACGCGCTGGTTACCGGCGAGGCGCGCCACCATCAGACGATAGAAGCCGAACAGCTGAAGATAGGCCTGATCGACGCGGGGCATCGCGAAACGGAGGCGCCGGGCGTGGCGGAGCTGGCCCGGCGGTTGGCAAAAGCCGTCGATGCGAAGGTCGTGTTGCTCGATTAG
- the msrB gene encoding peptide-methionine (R)-S-oxide reductase MsrB — protein MKIVSAFIIGALAVALIAQQTAQDSKPQQPKEAPKVSKPKVSKTDAEWRKSLTPEQYEILRKKGTERAFTGKYWNHKEDGSYLCAGCRTELFKSNTKYDSGCGWPSFYEALDKEKVIYREDRSFGMKRIEVLCATCDGHLGHVFDDGPRPTGLRYCINSAALDFKKADAKKAEPKKPENKKQPAKK, from the coding sequence ATGAAAATCGTGTCGGCGTTCATCATCGGGGCGCTCGCTGTCGCATTGATCGCCCAACAGACCGCACAAGACTCCAAACCTCAACAACCCAAGGAGGCGCCCAAAGTGAGCAAGCCTAAGGTTTCCAAGACCGATGCCGAATGGCGCAAAAGCCTAACGCCCGAGCAGTACGAGATATTGCGAAAGAAAGGCACCGAACGCGCGTTCACCGGCAAGTATTGGAACCATAAGGAGGACGGCTCCTACCTGTGCGCAGGATGTCGGACCGAGTTGTTCAAATCGAACACCAAGTACGACTCGGGATGCGGCTGGCCCAGTTTCTACGAGGCTTTGGACAAAGAAAAGGTTATCTACCGCGAAGATCGCAGCTTCGGCATGAAGCGCATCGAGGTGCTTTGCGCGACTTGCGATGGGCATTTGGGCCATGTTTTCGACGACGGTCCGAGACCCACAGGCCTTCGATACTGCATCAATTCGGCCGCGCTGGACTTCAAAAAAGCCGATGCCAAAAAGGCCGAGCCAAAGAAGCCCGAAAACAAGAAGCAACCAGCTAAGAAGTAG
- a CDS encoding HDIG domain-containing protein produces the protein MKKRLEVGTGSGFFRHPFQYIRPASFDRRSTMRFLLLGWLLVSLIALNGDAPLTSWDWAKRGLVGFGEILLFAYFLKRLRPSIWRDNLALALLGLVATISLLAVRAVSTALGEAANNPTLGVLIVAGLPAGAMLIGALMSPSLAIVMVAIGSLGLAASGSFTEAQIIVSCGAAWTSVLVMSPLKNRSGLIRGAIALTASMAALSAFVVGDAGHDAKTILIGAAWGGLAGVAATALFWLGIALLERPFRLDTPMALYELSSPDSNLLKQLREEAPGTFAHSQNVAMMAEAAALAIGADPLLARVGGLYHDIGKLKRPGFFIENQVGYNTHGKLTPNLSAVIIAAHVKDGVELAHENRLPLRVCEIIGQHHGTCLITYFYHQAIGSGEPDPILEQHFRYEGPKPRTKEAALVLLADTVEAAGRCLEAPTPSRISNLVQDLVEMRRSDGQLDDSELSFGDLPKIKEAFIKTLSAIHHQRVDYAGAMSEDYAYIDSQ, from the coding sequence ATGAAAAAGCGATTGGAAGTCGGTACGGGTTCTGGCTTTTTCAGGCATCCCTTTCAGTACATTCGGCCTGCGTCGTTCGATCGTCGCAGCACGATGCGGTTTCTGCTCTTGGGATGGCTGCTGGTTTCCCTTATCGCGCTCAATGGAGATGCGCCTCTAACGTCTTGGGATTGGGCTAAGCGCGGCCTGGTCGGCTTTGGAGAGATTCTGTTGTTCGCCTACTTTCTGAAGCGGCTAAGACCATCGATCTGGCGAGACAACCTGGCGCTGGCTCTGCTGGGCCTTGTGGCAACGATCTCCCTTTTGGCGGTGCGCGCGGTTTCCACGGCCTTGGGCGAGGCGGCCAACAACCCGACGCTTGGCGTCTTGATCGTTGCGGGCCTGCCCGCCGGCGCAATGCTGATCGGGGCTCTGATGAGCCCCTCGCTAGCGATTGTAATGGTGGCGATTGGGAGTTTAGGCTTGGCCGCGTCCGGCTCGTTTACCGAGGCCCAGATCATTGTCTCGTGCGGCGCAGCCTGGACGAGCGTGCTGGTGATGTCGCCGCTCAAAAATCGGTCTGGTTTGATAAGAGGCGCGATCGCGCTGACGGCGTCGATGGCGGCATTGAGCGCGTTTGTGGTGGGCGACGCAGGACACGATGCCAAGACAATCTTGATCGGCGCGGCCTGGGGCGGGTTGGCCGGCGTGGCCGCGACCGCGCTCTTTTGGCTGGGCATTGCGCTTTTGGAGCGTCCTTTCCGCCTGGACACCCCTATGGCGCTTTATGAGCTTTCTTCGCCCGATTCGAATCTGCTCAAGCAGCTTCGAGAGGAGGCGCCCGGCACTTTTGCTCACAGTCAAAACGTGGCGATGATGGCCGAGGCGGCCGCACTGGCGATCGGCGCCGATCCCTTGCTCGCACGGGTAGGCGGCCTCTATCACGATATTGGCAAGCTGAAGCGCCCCGGGTTCTTTATTGAGAATCAAGTCGGTTACAACACGCACGGCAAGTTAACGCCCAATCTTTCCGCCGTGATCATTGCCGCTCATGTCAAGGACGGCGTCGAACTGGCGCACGAGAACAGGCTTCCCTTGCGGGTTTGCGAAATCATCGGCCAGCATCACGGCACCTGCCTGATCACCTATTTTTATCATCAAGCCATTGGCAGCGGCGAGCCGGATCCGATTTTAGAGCAGCATTTTCGCTATGAGGGGCCGAAGCCCCGGACGAAGGAGGCCGCTCTCGTGCTTTTGGCCGATACGGTCGAAGCGGCCGGTCGATGCCTTGAGGCGCCCACGCCGTCTCGGATTTCGAATCTAGTTCAGGATTTGGTCGAGATGCGACGATCGGACGGACAATTGGACGATAGCGAACTGAGTTTTGGCGATCTGCCCAAGATCAAAGAGGCCTTTATTAAGACTTTGTCGGCCATCCATCACCAGAGAGTCGATTATGCGGGAGCGATGAGCGAGGATTATGCCTACATCGACAGCCAGTAG
- the rpsU gene encoding 30S ribosomal protein S21 has translation MAQIQVRPNESLDSALKRFKKQLEQSGILQDYKRHATYEKPSERKRRAKQRRGRKK, from the coding sequence TTGGCTCAAATTCAAGTAAGACCGAACGAATCGCTGGACAGCGCTCTGAAGCGGTTCAAGAAACAGCTGGAACAGAGCGGGATTCTTCAGGATTACAAGCGTCATGCGACGTACGAGAAACCGAGCGAGCGCAAGCGCCGCGCCAAGCAACGCCGCGGTCGAAAGAAGTAA
- a CDS encoding HlyC/CorC family transporter yields the protein MERISENSEPPQRRSALRRASIIAVAAGALVWFAYGQPSGATDAPSFGMFSSIVLLVAMLLANALFALTEVALISVRHSWIKSLVEKKHRLAPILDDMKREPTRFLSTVQIGTTMVGFFASAVAATTLAGPLHVLLRPAEVQYNVNLSWLAVAIVTLIVSLASIVFGEIVPKSIAVAKPEAVVLWVARPMVVLMTLMSPLLWFVNAITRLSLKPFGVAAQHPAPVISEEELKILVEASEEQGVIEEEEKEMIHSIFEFTDTIAREVMTPRVDMRCVAVSATASEVVKLVRETGHSRIPIFESTIDKIVGIVHVKDLLAVCEGQQDISLIRIMRAPHFVPESKEVSELLEEFRRLRVHMAIVQDEYGGTAGVVTLEDLLEEIVGEIQDEYDAELRSPIVIEEDDSFLVDAHLHLDDVNHQLDSTLSSEEFDTLGGYVFGLFGRQPQPGEEVCDEEWRFVVEETDGARLRRVRMVRRAAVESAAGSGEEELP from the coding sequence ATGGAACGCATATCTGAAAACTCTGAACCGCCACAACGTCGAAGCGCGTTAAGGCGCGCATCGATCATTGCCGTTGCGGCAGGCGCTCTCGTTTGGTTCGCCTACGGACAGCCAAGCGGGGCGACTGACGCTCCATCGTTCGGCATGTTCTCCAGCATCGTTTTGCTGGTCGCCATGTTGCTGGCCAACGCGCTCTTTGCCTTGACCGAGGTTGCCTTAATCTCGGTCCGGCACAGTTGGATCAAATCGTTGGTGGAAAAGAAACACCGTTTGGCGCCGATCTTGGACGACATGAAGAGAGAGCCGACGCGCTTCCTTTCGACCGTGCAGATCGGCACGACCATGGTCGGCTTCTTTGCCTCTGCCGTTGCGGCTACGACGCTGGCCGGTCCGCTTCACGTCCTTTTGCGTCCGGCCGAAGTTCAATACAACGTGAATCTGAGCTGGCTGGCGGTTGCGATCGTTACGCTCATCGTCAGCTTGGCCAGCATTGTTTTCGGCGAGATCGTTCCTAAGAGCATCGCTGTGGCCAAACCGGAAGCGGTAGTACTGTGGGTGGCGAGGCCGATGGTTGTTCTGATGACGCTGATGTCGCCGTTGCTGTGGTTTGTAAACGCGATTACGAGGCTTTCGCTCAAGCCGTTCGGCGTTGCTGCACAGCACCCCGCCCCCGTTATCAGCGAGGAAGAGCTGAAGATACTGGTCGAAGCGAGCGAAGAGCAAGGCGTGATCGAAGAGGAAGAGAAGGAGATGATCCACTCTATCTTCGAGTTTACCGACACCATAGCGCGAGAGGTGATGACGCCTCGAGTGGACATGCGCTGCGTTGCCGTTTCTGCCACCGCGTCGGAAGTCGTGAAACTGGTTCGCGAGACGGGCCACTCGCGCATTCCCATTTTTGAGAGCACGATCGACAAGATCGTGGGCATCGTGCACGTTAAGGACCTGTTGGCCGTCTGCGAAGGCCAGCAGGACATTTCGCTGATACGCATCATGCGGGCGCCCCACTTTGTGCCGGAAAGCAAGGAGGTGAGCGAACTGCTGGAGGAGTTCCGCCGCCTTCGGGTACACATGGCCATCGTTCAGGACGAGTATGGGGGCACCGCGGGCGTCGTAACGCTGGAGGATCTGTTGGAAGAGATCGTCGGCGAGATACAGGACGAATACGATGCCGAGCTTCGTTCGCCCATCGTCATCGAGGAGGACGACTCATTCTTGGTCGATGCGCATCTGCATTTAGACGACGTGAACCATCAGCTCGATTCGACGCTCTCGTCAGAAGAGTTCGATACTTTGGGCGGCTATGTGTTCGGTCTGTTCGGTCGCCAGCCCCAACCGGGAGAAGAGGTGTGCGACGAGGAGTGGCGATTTGTCGTCGAAGAGACGGACGGCGCCCGGTTGAGGCGCGTTAGAATGGTGCGCAGGGCTGCCGTAGAGTCGGCAGCCGGAAGCGGAGAAGAAGAACTCCCTTAA
- a CDS encoding sigma-70 family RNA polymerase sigma factor yields the protein MALGTSNAMTMDGWQRPAEAAPLSAESDERLVVRARAGEEPALEELFYRYRQPVFRFVMRMVNSKDDAEDVTQDVFIRVYEHLKSFREECRFSTWILRIAANLCTDRARSRQRQTQLLQQEATDRLEWMTHPHAPDPVELAHGDQVSATVRRALNALPDHHKMMIVLRDLEEKQYEEIAEMLGCTIGGAKLRVLRARRALKARLTPLLEQIGEMENVRL from the coding sequence ATGGCTTTAGGGACGAGCAACGCGATGACAATGGATGGCTGGCAACGTCCAGCAGAGGCCGCACCGCTGAGCGCCGAAAGCGACGAACGCTTGGTGGTGAGAGCCAGAGCGGGCGAAGAGCCCGCGCTGGAGGAACTCTTCTACAGATATCGCCAGCCCGTCTTCCGCTTCGTGATGCGGATGGTCAATAGCAAGGACGACGCCGAGGACGTAACGCAAGACGTCTTTATCCGCGTCTACGAGCACCTCAAGTCGTTTCGAGAGGAGTGCCGTTTTAGCACTTGGATTCTAAGGATCGCCGCCAACCTCTGTACGGACCGAGCGCGATCCAGACAACGGCAGACGCAATTGCTGCAACAAGAAGCGACCGATCGCTTAGAGTGGATGACCCATCCGCACGCGCCCGACCCGGTCGAGCTGGCCCATGGCGACCAAGTCAGCGCAACGGTCCGACGAGCCTTAAACGCTCTGCCCGACCACCACAAAATGATGATCGTGCTGCGAGACCTGGAAGAAAAACAGTATGAAGAGATCGCCGAAATGCTGGGCTGTACGATCGGCGGCGCAAAACTGAGAGTACTGAGGGCAAGGCGAGCGCTGAAAGCGCGCCTGACGCCCCTGCTGGAACAAATAGGAGAGATGGAAAATGTTCGTTTGTAA
- the galK gene encoding galactokinase: MAEFPRLFTVSEAEALMPQLGVLLKRLQKAAGKARAHYEADLRSVVKTSLTNGHSKPKKRRPIVREIEEIVRAVHLHGAVVKDLEMGLVDFPHQRGNQVVFLCWKLGEPSIRYWHELDRGFAERKPVAQPPNKAMADTVIDAFVRRYDKPTHLAWAPGRVNLIGEHTDYNEGYVMPLAINRYLMAAAKVNEEGLLRGFSSIDQNQPSLNQIEHRMNDVPLEPPNDWSKYALGVAKMLSKDGAQLSGLDFAVESSLPIGAGLSSSAAIEAVFALLWNEIDRLERSPTELAKLCQQAERDYVGLNCGIMDQLAVLASREGFAMLIDTRDLSLRFAPIPKSWLIVVADTGTPRELTASAYNERVKACRKAAKALKKKSLRNASLDDLEKLEAELLPFARHVITENDRVLAFAAALQAGDSAQAGALMAESHRSLRDDYKVSSPALDAMAEACWQAPGCIGARMTGAGFGGACVSLVEAAQLHDFITSAEKAYKKAMPHRPSLQVCQSVGSAGIVEL, translated from the coding sequence ATGGCCGAGTTTCCTAGGCTGTTCACCGTTTCTGAGGCCGAAGCGCTGATGCCTCAACTCGGAGTCTTGCTCAAAAGGCTGCAAAAGGCCGCTGGGAAAGCGAGAGCCCATTACGAAGCCGACCTGCGCTCCGTGGTCAAAACGAGCCTGACCAACGGCCATTCGAAACCGAAGAAGCGGCGCCCGATCGTTCGCGAGATCGAGGAGATCGTGCGCGCAGTGCATCTTCATGGCGCGGTGGTCAAGGATTTGGAGATGGGCTTGGTCGACTTCCCGCACCAGCGCGGCAACCAGGTCGTATTCCTCTGTTGGAAGCTCGGCGAGCCCTCCATCCGTTACTGGCACGAGCTAGACAGAGGATTTGCCGAGCGCAAGCCGGTCGCACAGCCGCCCAACAAAGCGATGGCCGACACGGTCATCGATGCCTTTGTGCGCCGTTACGACAAACCGACCCACTTGGCCTGGGCGCCCGGTCGCGTGAATCTCATCGGTGAGCATACCGATTACAACGAGGGCTATGTCATGCCCCTAGCCATCAATCGCTATCTCATGGCAGCGGCCAAAGTGAACGAAGAAGGGCTGCTTCGCGGCTTCTCCAGCATCGACCAAAACCAACCCTCGCTCAACCAGATCGAGCATCGCATGAACGATGTGCCGCTCGAACCGCCGAACGATTGGAGCAAATATGCCCTTGGCGTTGCCAAAATGCTGTCAAAGGACGGTGCGCAACTGAGCGGCCTCGACTTTGCTGTCGAATCGTCGCTGCCCATCGGCGCGGGTCTTAGCTCGTCGGCAGCGATCGAGGCCGTTTTTGCGCTGCTCTGGAACGAGATCGACCGCCTGGAACGCTCGCCGACCGAATTGGCCAAGCTTTGCCAGCAGGCCGAGCGCGACTACGTCGGATTGAACTGCGGCATCATGGATCAACTAGCAGTACTGGCTTCCAGAGAGGGCTTTGCAATGCTGATCGATACCCGCGACCTGTCGTTGCGCTTTGCTCCCATCCCAAAGTCTTGGCTCATCGTGGTCGCCGATACCGGAACGCCCCGAGAACTGACCGCTTCCGCCTACAACGAGCGAGTGAAGGCCTGCCGAAAGGCTGCCAAAGCCCTCAAAAAGAAATCTCTGAGAAACGCATCGCTGGACGATCTGGAGAAGCTGGAGGCCGAACTTTTGCCCTTCGCGCGCCATGTGATCACCGAAAACGACCGAGTTTTGGCCTTTGCGGCGGCGCTGCAGGCCGGCGATTCGGCCCAGGCTGGGGCGCTCATGGCCGAATCGCATCGTTCGCTAAGAGACGACTACAAAGTCTCCAGTCCTGCGCTCGACGCAATGGCCGAGGCGTGCTGGCAAGCGCCGGGCTGCATCGGAGCGCGAATGACGGGCGCCGGATTTGGCGGCGCATGCGTATCCCTGGTCGAGGCCGCGCAACTCCACGACTTTATAACCAGCGCGGAAAAGGCGTACAAGAAGGCTATGCCGCATAGACCGTCGCTGCAAGTCTGCCAATCGGTCGGCAGCGCGGGCATCGTGGAACTGTAA
- a CDS encoding diacylglycerol kinase — protein sequence MIDPSESERRSDDPPEQIDAAIKQAQNPFGGFRFALEGVIHAVRTQKHMRVHFFSLALALMLGLFFRLNRQELLVLIFTISIILIAEMFNTAVEAVVDMVTQEFHPLAKLAKDIAAGAVLVATINALVVAWVLFLGDLRLEQIRLRFESAVPTTWGVGLTIGAIVILVVVSLVKALTMRGQIQLFHGGTVSGHAALGFFFAVAIIIISSNLLATILALVLALLVAQSRVEAKVHSLQEVVLGALLGVALAAFVYWVVSPT from the coding sequence ATGATTGATCCATCCGAGTCGGAACGCAGATCCGACGATCCGCCCGAACAAATCGACGCCGCTATCAAGCAGGCTCAGAACCCCTTTGGCGGCTTTCGGTTTGCGTTGGAAGGCGTCATTCACGCCGTTCGCACGCAGAAGCACATGCGCGTGCACTTCTTTAGCCTGGCGCTGGCGCTGATGCTGGGACTGTTCTTCCGCCTCAATCGGCAAGAACTGCTGGTGCTGATCTTCACCATCTCTATCATCCTGATCGCCGAGATGTTTAACACGGCGGTCGAGGCCGTGGTGGATATGGTAACCCAGGAGTTTCATCCTCTGGCAAAACTGGCCAAGGACATCGCCGCTGGCGCGGTGCTGGTGGCGACGATCAACGCGCTGGTGGTGGCGTGGGTGCTTTTTTTGGGCGATTTGAGGCTGGAGCAGATTCGGTTGCGGTTCGAAAGCGCGGTGCCGACCACTTGGGGGGTGGGGCTGACCATAGGGGCGATCGTCATCTTAGTTGTCGTCTCTTTGGTCAAGGCGCTCACCATGCGGGGTCAGATTCAGTTGTTTCATGGCGGTACGGTGAGCGGCCATGCGGCCTTGGGCTTCTTCTTCGCCGTTGCCATCATCATCATTTCAAGCAATCTGTTGGCCACTATTCTGGCTCTTGTGCTGGCGCTTTTGGTCGCACAAAGCCGAGTGGAGGCCAAGGTGCATTCGTTGCAGGAGGTCGTTTTGGGCGCGCTTTTGGGCGTCGCTTTGGCGGCTTTTGTCTACTGGGTGGTTTCGCCCACATAA